The Candidatus Rokuibacteriota bacterium genome includes the window TTCCTCAGGTTGGCTGCAACGTTCGGGGCATCGGCAAGGAGCTTCTCGAAGTCGTAGCGCGACGTGTTGTAGAACGCGAACGCTGAGGCCTTCCGGAGCAACGGGTCAAGGTTCTCGAGCCCCTTGCCCCTGTATTTGGCCAGAGTTTGGAGGACCTTTTCCTTCGTTGGAGCAAGCACGCAGTCGAGCCGGCGGAGGACGGTCAGGGGCAGGATGACGTCCTGGTACTTCCCGCGCTTGAAGGTGTCGCGGATCAGCTCCGCGACGCCCCAGAGGAAACTGACGATCTCGCCGTGGTTCATGCGGGCGACGTGCTCACCGAGCGACGACGCGCTGGAGGAACTGGCCCGTGTAGGACTTCGGGGCCTGGCGGGCCACCTCCTCGGGGGTGCCGGTGGCGATGATGCGTCCGCCCTCGTCGCCGCCCTCGGGCCCGAGGTCGATGATCTGGTCTGCGGTCTTGATCACGTCCAGGTTGTGCTCGATCATTACCACCGTGTTCTCCTGGTCCACGAGCCGGTTCAGGTGCCGCCGATCATTACGACAACCAGCTCAGCATGACGGATTGCGCGGGTATCGTCAACTACTCAGCCGTTCCGACAACCTTTGATTTGAAGCGCGCGAACAGCCAGTCCAGGAAGAACTTGGCGAACTCCTGATCATCCGTGATCCGTTCCGCATCCGGGCGGTGCTTCACCCAAGGTCCTCCACCCATAGGAGATGAGTACCGAGCGGGCTCCGTTCCAGGTGACGATATAGCCTTCGGTCGGCTGTCACGAGCTGGCATCCCCTGTGGCTGGCTAGAGCAAGGTAGACGCTATCATAAAGGCTCCGGCGATAGCGTGTCGCGACGCGCCACGCCAGATCCAGCAACGCGTCTGAAGCGTAAATTCGGAGCGGGAACCGTCGGAAGTCCTGAAGCAGGCCTGAGGCCTCCGCCTCCTGGAGCTCGCGCCGCCGCCATTTCTTCCAGAGCGTATTGCCGACTTCGGCCCAGATCAGGTCAGGGGCCAGCAAGGAGTACTCTCCGCTTAAAGCGACGACGGCGGCGTCCGCGTGGCGTTCCGGCACGAGCCACTTAACCGCCACGCTCGCATCCACCACCAGATCGCTCACCGACTGCGATCCGCGCGAATCAATCTCGCGCTATCAGTAAATTCCCGGCCGCGGAGTCGCCTGCGCCACTCCTCGGCGACTTCACGAGCTTCCTTGAAGCTTAGTGTAGTAGCCTGCTCCAGGATGACCCTGAGCTCGCCCTGGAGAGATCTCCCGTGTTGCCTGGCTCGGACCTTGAGGCGCTTGATGGTTCTTTCGTCGAGATCTCTGACAAGAATGTGAGGCATGTTCGGATCCTCTCTTTACAGGAGTTTCAAGATATCAAAATGATATCACATATTTGCGCGCCCTGCGCAAGTGCTCTCGCACATGCTCGCGCGAAAGGGTTGCTAGGCTCCGTGGAGCAGCGATGGCTGGGAGCGGTTCCCTGAAAGGAGCGGGGTCCGGATTTCGATGGCGGAATATTATCCGCCTTGCGGGGGCCCTAAGGTCAGCCTCGATCGGCTTGAGGCGGCCGGCAGAATCACGTCCTGGCACGTGCCGCGCTTGAACGTGTCACGGATCAGGTCCGCGACGCCCCAGATGAAGCTGACGATCTCGCCGTGGTTCACGCAGGCTTCGCCAGAACGCGCTGGAGAAACTGGCCCGTGTAGGACTTGGCGGCCTGGCGCGTCACGTCCTCGGGCGTGCCGGTGGCCATGACGCGCCCGCCCTCGTCGCCGCCCTCGGGGCCGAGGTCGATGATCCAGTCCGCGGTCTTGATCACGTCCAGGTTGTGCTCGATGATGACCACCGTGTTCCCCTGGTCCACGAGCTGGTTCAGGACATCCAGGAGCCGCTGGATGTCGGCGAAATGGAGCCCGGTGGTGGGCTCGTCGAGGATGTAGAGCGTCCGCCCCGTCGCGCGGCGGCTGAGCTCGGTCGAGAGCTTCACGCGCTGAGCCTCGCCGCCCGAGAGCGTGGTGGCGGACTGGCCGAGGCGAATGTAGTCGAGCCCCACGTCGTGGAGCGTCTGGAGCTTCTGCCTGATGACGGGGATGTTCTCGAAGAAGGCCAGCGCCTCGTGGACGGTCATGTCCAGCAGGTCCGAGATGTTCTTCCCCTTGTAGCGGATCTCCAGGGTCTCTCGGTTGTAACGCTTCCCCTTGCAGACCTCGCACATCACGTACACGTCCGGCAGGAAGTGCATCTGGATCTTCACGAGCCCGTCGCCCTGGCACGCCTCGCAGCGACCGCCCTTGACGTTGAAAGAGAAGCGGCCGGGCGCGTAGCCGCGCATCCGCGCGTCGGGGGTCCGGGCGAAGAGCGTCCGGATGAACGTGAAGACCCCGGTATAGGTCGCCGGGTTTGAGCGCGGCGTCCGGCCGATCGGTGACTGGTCGATGTCGATGACCTTGTCGACGTGCTGGGCTCCCTCGATCCTGTCGTGGGCCCCCGGCTTTTCTTGCGCCCGGTAGAGCATCTGCGCCAGCGCCCGGTAGAGGATGTCGTTCACGAGCGTTGACTTCCCCGACCCCGACACGCCTGTGATGCAGGTGAACGTCCCGAGCGGGATCCTGACCGGCATCCCCTTCAGGTTGTGCTCGCGCGGGCTGTGGATCGTGAGGAACTTGCCGTTGAGCTTGCGCCTGGCCGACGGGATCGGGATCCTGAGCTCGCGCGCGAGGTACTTGCCCGTGAGCGAGTTCGGGTTCTGCATGATCTCGTCGGGGGTCCCAACTGCGACCACGTGGCCGCCCATCTCGCCCGCACCGGGCCCGAGGTCGATCACGTAGTCGGCGGAGCGGATCGTCTCCTCGTCGTGCTCGACCACGAGCACCGTGTTCCCCAGGTCGCGGAGCCGCTGGAGCGTGTCAAGGAGGCGGCGGTTGTCGCGCTGGTGAAGCCCGATCGAGGGCTCGTCCAGGATGTAGAGGACGCCGACCAGGCTCGAGCCGATCTGGGTCGCGAGCCTGATCCGCTGCCCCTCGCCTCCCGCAAGCGTGGCAGCGGGCCGGTCGAGGGTCAGGTAGTCGAGCCCGACGTTCTGGAGGAAGCCGAGGCGCTCGCGGATCTCTTTGAGAATTCGCCGCGCGATGATCTCCTCGCGCTCGGAGAGCTGGAGGCCCTCGAAGAACTTGGCGGCCTCCTTGATCGTGAACTTGACGACCTCGGCGATCGAGAGGCCTGCGATCTTCACCCCCAGCGTCTCGGCGCGGAGCCGCGAGCCCCTGCAGACCGGGCAGTCCTTCAGGGACATGAACCGCTCGATCTCCTGGCGGGTCTCCTCCGACAGCGTCTCCTTGTAGCGCCGCTCCAGCACCTTGAGGACACCCTCGAAGCCACCGTCGGGCTCACCGTGGAGGATCAGCTCGCGCGTCGGCTTCTTCAGCTGCTTCCACGGCGTGTCGAGGCGGAACCGGTGGCGCTTGGCCAGCACCTGGAGCGTCTGCTTGAAGTAGACCGACTCGCGCCCTGCCCAGGGCGCCAGCGCCCCCTGGCTCAGCGACTTCCGCGAGTCGGGGACGATCAGCTCCGGATCGATCTCGTAGCGGCTCCCGATCCCGCCGCACTCGGGGCAGGCCCCGTAGGGGTTGTTGAACGAGAACATCCGCGGGGAGACCTCGGGGAAGGAGATCCCGCAGCGGGCGCAGGCGAGCTGCTCGGAGAAGAGGAAAGCCGGCCCGTCCACCACCTCGACCTGGGCAATGCCGCTGGCCAGCTTCAGCGAGGTCTCGAGCGAGTCGGCGAGGCGACCGCCGATGGTGTCCTTGACCAGCAGACGGTCCACCACGACCTCGATCGTGTGCTTCTTGTTCTTGTCGAGGTCGATCTCCTCCGTCAGCTCGCGGAGCTGGCCGTTCACGCGGACGCGCGCGTACCCCTGGCGCCTGAGATCGAAGAAGAGCTTCTTGTACTCGCCCTTTCTCCCGCGGACCACTGGCGCCAGGACCAGGAGCCTGGTCCCCGTCGCCAGCGCCAGGACGCGATCCACCATCTGCTGAACGGTCTGGGCCGAGATCGCCTGGCCGCACGAGGGGCAGTGCGGCACGCCGA containing:
- the uvrA gene encoding excinuclease ABC subunit UvrA, producing the protein MASDRIIIRGAREHNLKNIDLEIPRDQLVVITGLSGSGKSSLAFDTIYAEGQRRYVESLSAYARQFLEQMEKPDVDSIEGLSPAISIEQKSVSHNPRSTVGTVTEIYDYLRVLFARIGVPHCPSCGQAISAQTVQQMVDRVLALATGTRLLVLAPVVRGRKGEYKKLFFDLRRQGYARVRVNGQLRELTEEIDLDKNKKHTIEVVVDRLLVKDTIGGRLADSLETSLKLASGIAQVEVVDGPAFLFSEQLACARCGISFPEVSPRMFSFNNPYGACPECGGIGSRYEIDPELIVPDSRKSLSQGALAPWAGRESVYFKQTLQVLAKRHRFRLDTPWKQLKKPTRELILHGEPDGGFEGVLKVLERRYKETLSEETRQEIERFMSLKDCPVCRGSRLRAETLGVKIAGLSIAEVVKFTIKEAAKFFEGLQLSEREEIIARRILKEIRERLGFLQNVGLDYLTLDRPAATLAGGEGQRIRLATQIGSSLVGVLYILDEPSIGLHQRDNRRLLDTLQRLRDLGNTVLVVEHDEETIRSADYVIDLGPGAGEMGGHVVAVGTPDEIMQNPNSLTGKYLARELRIPIPSARRKLNGKFLTIHSPREHNLKGMPVRIPLGTFTCITGVSGSGKSTLVNDILYRALAQMLYRAQEKPGAHDRIEGAQHVDKVIDIDQSPIGRTPRSNPATYTGVFTFIRTLFARTPDARMRGYAPGRFSFNVKGGRCEACQGDGLVKIQMHFLPDVYVMCEVCKGKRYNRETLEIRYKGKNISDLLDMTVHEALAFFENIPVIRQKLQTLHDVGLDYIRLGQSATTLSGGEAQRVKLSTELSRRATGRTLYILDEPTTGLHFADIQRLLDVLNQLVDQGNTVVIIEHNLDVIKTADWIIDLGPEGGDEGGRVMATGTPEDVTRQAAKSYTGQFLQRVLAKPA
- a CDS encoding type II toxin-antitoxin system VapC family toxin, giving the protein MSDLVVDASVAVKWLVPERHADAAVVALSGEYSLLAPDLIWAEVGNTLWKKWRRRELQEAEASGLLQDFRRFPLRIYASDALLDLAWRVATRYRRSLYDSVYLALASHRGCQLVTADRRLYRHLERSPLGTHLLWVEDLG
- a CDS encoding type I restriction-modification system subunit M N-terminal domain-containing protein, coding for MNHGEIVSFLWGVAELIRDTFKRGKYQDVILPLTVLRRLDCVLAPTKEKVLQTLAKYRGKGLENLDPLLRKASAFAFYNTSRYDFEKLLADAPNVAANLRNYIKGFSPNMQEVIEKFDFDNTITKLAEAGLLFKVLERFKKACAAALA